The Peribacillus sp. FSL P2-0133 genome has a segment encoding these proteins:
- a CDS encoding TetR-like C-terminal domain-containing protein: protein MSTPKKEDPRTIRSREMFKNAVFSLLCEDPTISNLTVQKVVAKAELNRTTFYLHYQDIQDLLTQITNEISNELSNKIVDLIHAKDLSEKQKLTQFLDYLYIHRNYLLIIFKMNQFEEQLFLFLKQLVETRRKNTKKDLPADYVAVDIKTASLVGIIMWWITKGLHFSSDYIANQIYLMYKVQ from the coding sequence ATGTCTACACCTAAAAAAGAAGATCCTCGTACAATTCGTTCAAGAGAAATGTTTAAAAATGCCGTCTTTTCTCTTTTATGTGAGGACCCCACCATTTCAAACTTAACGGTTCAGAAAGTCGTAGCCAAAGCAGAATTAAATCGGACAACATTTTACTTACATTATCAAGATATTCAAGATTTACTAACGCAAATCACCAACGAGATTTCAAATGAGCTTTCTAATAAAATTGTTGATTTAATACATGCAAAAGATTTATCAGAAAAACAAAAACTAACACAATTTCTTGATTATTTATATATCCATCGAAATTATTTACTTATTATATTTAAAATGAATCAATTTGAGGAGCAATTGTTTTTATTTTTAAAGCAACTAGTAGAAACAAGAAGAAAGAATACCAAAAAGGATTTACCTGCTGACTATGTCGCGGTTGATATTAAAACAGCTTCATTGGTAGGCATCATCATGTGGTGGATAACGAAGGGGCTTCATTTTAGTTCAGATTATATTGCAAATCAAATTTATTTAATGTACAAAGTGCAATGA